From Klebsiella electrica, the proteins below share one genomic window:
- the tauA gene encoding taurine ABC transporter substrate-binding protein, translated as MALSSRITLIATLALAAFQAQAVNVTVAYQTSAEPAKVAQADNTFAKASGATVDWRKFDSGSSIVRALASGDVQIGNLGSSPLAVAATQQVPIEVFLLASKLGNSEALVVKKSISKPQDLIGKRIAVPFISTTHYSLLSALKHWGIKPGQVQIINLQPPAIIAAWQRGDIDGAYVWAPAVNELEKEGKVLTDSSQVGEWGAPTLDVWVVRKDFAEKHPEIVKAFAKSAIDAQQPYIANPDAWLKQADNISKLSRLSGVPDADVPGLVKGNTYLTAAQQVQELNGPVNQAIIDTAKFLKEQGKVPAAGNDYSQYVTDRFVK; from the coding sequence ATGGCACTATCATCGCGTATCACACTTATCGCCACACTGGCGCTGGCGGCATTTCAGGCGCAGGCGGTCAACGTCACCGTCGCGTATCAGACTTCCGCTGAACCGGCGAAAGTCGCCCAGGCGGATAACACCTTTGCCAAAGCGAGCGGCGCCACCGTCGACTGGCGCAAATTCGACAGCGGTTCAAGCATCGTGCGGGCGCTGGCTTCCGGCGATGTGCAAATCGGCAACCTCGGCTCCAGCCCGCTGGCGGTCGCCGCCACGCAGCAGGTGCCGATTGAAGTGTTCCTGCTGGCGTCAAAGCTTGGCAACTCTGAAGCGCTGGTGGTGAAGAAGAGCATCAGCAAACCGCAAGACCTGATCGGCAAACGCATCGCTGTCCCTTTTATCTCCACCACCCATTACAGTCTGCTGTCGGCGCTCAAACACTGGGGCATTAAGCCGGGCCAGGTGCAGATTATCAACCTACAGCCGCCGGCGATTATTGCCGCCTGGCAGCGCGGCGACATCGACGGCGCCTACGTCTGGGCGCCGGCAGTGAACGAACTGGAAAAAGAGGGCAAAGTGCTGACCGACTCATCCCAGGTGGGGGAATGGGGCGCGCCGACGCTGGATGTCTGGGTGGTACGCAAAGATTTTGCCGAGAAACACCCTGAGATTGTGAAAGCCTTTGCCAAAAGCGCTATCGATGCCCAGCAACCGTATATTGCCAACCCGGATGCGTGGCTGAAGCAGGCGGATAATATTAGCAAGCTGTCGCGCCTGAGCGGCGTGCCGGATGCCGATGTTCCGGGGCTGGTAAAAGGCAATACCTATCTGACCGCCGCCCAGCAGGTGCAGGAGCTGAACGGGCCGGTGAATCAAGCCATTATCGACACCGCGAAGTTTCTTAAAGAACAGGGCAAAGTGCCCGCCGCCGGGAACGATTACAGCCAGTACGTTACCGACCGTTTTGTGAAGTAA
- a CDS encoding response regulator transcription factor translates to MIRVVLVDDHVVVRSGFAQLLSLEEDLDVVGQFSSAAQAWPALLRDDINVAVMDIAMPDENGLSLLKRLRAQKPQFRAIILSIYDTPTFVQSALDAGASGYLTKRCGPEELVQAVRSVGMGGHYLCADALRALRGGQQPAQVLEVLTPREREVFDLLVKGDSVKEIAFQLDLSHKTVHVHRANVLGKLQCQSTIELVHFALDHQLLAGH, encoded by the coding sequence ATGATTCGTGTGGTGCTGGTCGATGACCATGTGGTGGTGCGTTCCGGTTTTGCGCAGCTACTCAGCCTCGAAGAGGATCTTGACGTTGTTGGCCAGTTCAGCAGCGCGGCGCAAGCCTGGCCTGCGTTATTGCGCGATGACATCAACGTGGCGGTGATGGATATCGCCATGCCGGATGAAAACGGCCTCAGTTTGCTCAAGCGTCTGCGCGCGCAAAAGCCGCAGTTTCGCGCCATTATTCTCAGCATTTACGACACCCCGACGTTCGTACAGAGCGCGCTTGATGCGGGCGCCAGCGGCTATCTGACCAAGCGCTGCGGACCGGAAGAGTTAGTGCAGGCGGTACGTTCCGTCGGCATGGGCGGCCATTACCTGTGCGCCGATGCACTCAGGGCGTTGCGCGGCGGGCAACAGCCGGCGCAGGTGCTGGAAGTGCTCACCCCGCGCGAGCGCGAAGTGTTTGATTTACTGGTCAAAGGCGACAGCGTAAAAGAGATTGCCTTCCAGCTCGACCTCAGCCACAAAACGGTACATGTTCATCGCGCCAACGTGCTGGGCAAGCTGCAATGCCAAAGCACGATTGAACTGGTGCACTTCGCTCTCGACCATCAGCTGCTGGCAGGGCATTGA
- a CDS encoding MASE1 domain-containing sensor histidine kinase produces MSRSLRHGVISLFIVLAWGSGWLMLWTLGFYLTHSGQQAALFLPHGVYLALLILLSRRYWPALVIPPLLMLLWLRGEQLLNGYILLAAPLISLLPAALAQQFWHRFPLYWQRLTLLLATVTASSLINTVLLSPWVKSPAMMLGLASFTGGVLLTPFVYLVFEFLRQQHRYHLLGLDTNNPPLRTSLIIWCSLFFIIGIGTQMVLSPEIERLLLIVVFLPNVVMAWKFGWQGGVLSGLLGSMMITIARQVGVGFSNLVELEIFLATQALLGIGLGIAISRQQHLAQNLHHYRQRLETELAARRALAEKLVHTEEDTRKSLARELHDEIGQNITAIQIQSQLVKRARDPAQTQAAASQINDLARRIHHSTRQLLRQLRPPALDELSFKEALHHLLNEFAFAERGIRCQFDYQLTATPENETVRFTLYRLLQELLNNVCKHAGASEVRIVLRQQGDVLHLDVTDNGVGISADNMAGFGIQGMRERVSALGGELTLESQRGTRVIVNLPTNLQQITF; encoded by the coding sequence ATGTCGCGCAGCCTTCGCCATGGGGTCATTTCGCTGTTCATCGTCCTGGCCTGGGGTAGCGGCTGGCTGATGCTGTGGACGCTGGGGTTTTACCTGACCCATAGCGGCCAGCAGGCGGCGCTGTTTTTACCGCACGGCGTTTATCTGGCGCTGCTGATCCTGCTTTCGCGCCGCTACTGGCCCGCACTGGTGATCCCCCCTCTGCTGATGCTGCTCTGGCTGCGCGGCGAACAGCTGCTGAACGGCTATATTCTGCTGGCTGCGCCGTTGATTAGCCTGCTCCCTGCCGCTCTCGCCCAACAGTTCTGGCATCGTTTTCCCCTCTACTGGCAGCGGCTGACGCTGCTGCTGGCGACGGTGACCGCAAGTTCGTTAATCAACACGGTCCTGCTCTCGCCGTGGGTCAAAAGCCCGGCGATGATGCTCGGGCTGGCCTCGTTTACCGGCGGCGTACTGCTGACCCCGTTCGTCTATCTGGTTTTTGAATTTCTGCGCCAGCAGCACCGCTATCATCTGCTGGGGCTGGATACTAACAACCCGCCGCTGCGTACCTCGTTAATTATCTGGTGCAGCCTGTTCTTTATCATCGGCATCGGCACCCAAATGGTGCTGTCGCCGGAAATCGAGCGCCTGCTGTTAATTGTGGTGTTTTTGCCAAACGTGGTGATGGCGTGGAAGTTCGGCTGGCAGGGCGGCGTCCTCTCCGGCCTGCTGGGCAGCATGATGATCACCATCGCCCGCCAGGTTGGCGTCGGCTTCAGCAATCTGGTGGAGCTGGAAATTTTCCTGGCGACCCAGGCATTACTGGGGATTGGTCTGGGGATCGCCATCAGCCGCCAGCAGCACCTGGCGCAAAACCTGCACCACTACCGCCAGCGGCTGGAAACGGAGCTGGCGGCGCGACGGGCGCTGGCCGAGAAACTGGTGCATACCGAAGAAGATACGCGCAAGAGTCTGGCGCGCGAACTGCACGACGAAATCGGCCAGAACATCACCGCCATTCAGATCCAGTCGCAGCTGGTGAAACGGGCGCGCGATCCGGCGCAGACTCAGGCCGCCGCCAGCCAGATCAACGATCTCGCCCGCCGGATCCACCACTCTACCCGCCAGCTGTTGCGCCAGCTACGCCCCCCGGCCCTGGACGAACTGTCGTTTAAAGAAGCGTTGCACCATCTGCTCAACGAGTTTGCCTTTGCCGAGCGCGGTATTCGTTGCCAGTTTGACTATCAGCTTACCGCCACGCCCGAAAATGAAACGGTGCGCTTCACTCTCTACCGGTTGTTACAGGAGTTGCTCAACAACGTCTGTAAACACGCCGGAGCCAGCGAGGTGCGGATTGTCCTGCGTCAGCAGGGAGATGTGCTGCATCTGGACGTGACCGACAACGGTGTGGGGATCAGTGCCGACAACATGGCCGGTTTTGGCATTCAGGGGATGCGCGAGCGGGTCAGCGCCCTCGGGGGCGAGCTGACGCTGGAATCGCAGCGCGGGACGCGGGTAATTGTTAACCTGCCCACAAATTTGCAACAAATCACCTTCTGA
- the uhpC gene encoding MFS transporter family glucose-6-phosphate receptor UhpC, translated as MHARSASDITQHYRTLRPQLLMYMVIGYAAFYLTRKSVNYVLPALQTDLGLDKGDIGLLGSLFYLAYGLSKFTAGLWHDSHGQRGFMGAGLFATGLLNVVFAFGESLPLLLAVWTLNGFFQGWGWPPCARLLTHWYSRNERGFWWGCWNMSINIGGAIIPLISAFAAHWWGWQAAMLMPGIISMALGIWLTLQLKGTPEEEGLPSVGTWRNDPLELRQEQQSPPMGLWQMLRTTMLKNSMIWLLGVSYVLVYLIRIALNDWGNIWLTESHGVNLLSANATVMLFEAGGLLGALFAGWGSDLLFSGQRAPMILLFTLGLMVSVAALWLAPVHHYALLAVCFFTVGFFVFGPQMLIGLAAVECGHKAAAGSISGFLGLFAYLGAALAGWPLSLVIERYGWSGMFSLLSVAAVLMGLLLMPLLMASITTSAAQRIK; from the coding sequence ATGCACGCACGCTCAGCAAGCGACATCACCCAACATTACCGGACGCTGCGTCCACAATTGCTGATGTACATGGTGATCGGCTATGCCGCGTTTTATCTGACGCGTAAAAGCGTCAACTACGTGCTACCGGCGCTGCAAACGGATCTGGGGCTGGATAAAGGCGATATCGGCCTGCTGGGGTCGCTGTTTTACCTGGCCTACGGCCTGTCGAAATTTACCGCCGGGCTGTGGCATGACAGCCACGGGCAGCGCGGGTTTATGGGCGCAGGCCTGTTCGCCACCGGCCTGCTGAACGTGGTGTTCGCCTTTGGCGAGTCGTTACCACTGCTGCTGGCGGTCTGGACGCTGAACGGCTTCTTTCAGGGCTGGGGATGGCCGCCCTGCGCCCGCCTGCTGACCCACTGGTATTCGCGCAACGAACGCGGCTTCTGGTGGGGCTGCTGGAATATGTCTATCAACATTGGCGGGGCGATTATCCCGCTGATTAGCGCCTTTGCCGCCCACTGGTGGGGCTGGCAGGCGGCGATGCTGATGCCAGGGATAATCAGCATGGCTCTGGGAATCTGGTTAACGCTGCAACTGAAAGGCACGCCAGAGGAAGAGGGATTGCCGTCAGTGGGCACCTGGCGTAACGACCCCTTAGAACTGCGTCAGGAGCAGCAAAGCCCGCCGATGGGACTGTGGCAGATGCTGCGTACCACGATGCTGAAGAACTCCATGATCTGGCTGCTGGGCGTCTCTTACGTGCTGGTCTACCTGATCCGTATTGCGCTCAACGACTGGGGCAACATCTGGCTAACCGAGAGCCACGGCGTCAATTTACTCAGCGCCAATGCCACGGTGATGCTGTTTGAAGCGGGCGGCCTGCTTGGCGCGCTGTTCGCCGGTTGGGGGTCGGATCTGCTGTTCAGCGGCCAGCGGGCGCCGATGATTTTGCTGTTCACCCTGGGGCTGATGGTCTCCGTCGCCGCCCTCTGGCTGGCGCCGGTGCATCACTACGCGCTGCTGGCAGTCTGTTTCTTTACGGTGGGCTTCTTCGTTTTTGGCCCGCAAATGCTGATTGGCCTCGCGGCGGTGGAGTGCGGACACAAAGCGGCGGCGGGTTCAATCAGCGGATTTCTCGGCCTGTTCGCCTATCTGGGGGCAGCGCTGGCGGGCTGGCCTCTGTCGCTGGTCATTGAACGCTACGGCTGGTCGGGGATGTTCAGTTTGCTCTCGGTCGCCGCGGTACTGATGGGTTTATTGCTGATGCCGCTGCTGATGGCGAGCATTACTACCTCTGCTGCTCAAAGGATAAAATAA
- a CDS encoding ABC transporter substrate-binding protein, producing the protein MKKTLLTTLIASGIALATLSGAAQAKGRLVVYCSATNEMCEAETKAFGEKYDVKTSFIRNGSGSTLAKVDAEKKNPQADVWYGGTLDPQSQAGEMGLLQPYKSPNLAQVMAQFRDPAKLKGNYSSAVYVGILGFGVNTQRLKEKNLPVPKCWKDLTKAEYKGEIQIADPQSSGTAYTALATFAQLWGEDQAFDYLKQLNANVSQYTKSGIAPARNAARGETAIGIGFLHDYSLEKEQGAPLELISPCEGTGYEIGGVSILKGARNLDNARLFVDWVLSKEAQELAWKKGKSYQILTNTSAETSPNSLKLDDLKLINYDMDKYGSTDVRKALINKWVSEVKMGK; encoded by the coding sequence ATGAAAAAAACTCTGCTCACTACCCTGATAGCTTCCGGCATTGCGCTGGCGACATTAAGCGGCGCGGCGCAGGCCAAAGGTCGTCTGGTGGTCTATTGCAGCGCCACCAACGAAATGTGTGAAGCCGAAACCAAAGCCTTCGGCGAAAAATATGACGTGAAAACCTCGTTTATCCGCAACGGCTCCGGCAGCACGCTGGCGAAAGTCGATGCCGAGAAGAAAAACCCGCAGGCCGATGTCTGGTACGGCGGTACCCTCGATCCGCAGTCCCAGGCCGGTGAAATGGGTCTGCTGCAACCCTATAAGTCGCCCAATCTTGCGCAGGTGATGGCGCAGTTCCGCGATCCGGCGAAGCTGAAAGGCAACTACTCCTCGGCGGTGTACGTCGGCATCCTCGGCTTCGGCGTGAACACCCAGCGTCTGAAAGAGAAAAACCTGCCGGTGCCAAAATGCTGGAAGGATCTGACGAAAGCGGAATACAAAGGCGAAATCCAGATAGCCGACCCGCAAAGCTCCGGCACCGCCTATACCGCGCTGGCGACCTTCGCCCAGCTGTGGGGAGAAGACCAGGCCTTTGATTACCTGAAACAGCTCAACGCCAACGTCTCGCAGTACACCAAATCCGGTATCGCCCCGGCGCGCAACGCCGCCCGTGGTGAAACCGCCATCGGCATCGGCTTCCTGCATGACTACTCGCTGGAAAAAGAACAGGGCGCGCCGCTGGAGCTGATCTCACCGTGCGAAGGCACCGGCTATGAAATTGGCGGCGTCAGCATCCTCAAGGGCGCGCGCAACCTCGACAACGCCAGACTGTTCGTCGACTGGGTGCTGTCAAAAGAGGCCCAGGAGCTGGCGTGGAAAAAGGGCAAATCCTATCAGATCCTGACCAACACCAGCGCCGAAACCTCGCCGAACTCGCTGAAGCTCGACGACCTGAAGCTTATCAACTACGACATGGATAAATACGGCTCAACCGACGTCCGTAAAGCGTTGATCAATAAATGGGTCAGCGAAGTGAAAATGGGTAAATAA
- a CDS encoding ABC transporter permease, translating to MSHTLALHPGKKRDAIFLWVLFGWLAFALLPSWSLDYGLLESTSDEIVAAYGWSQLNVSWLWYLLPSLLLLRPWQEAAREQRSRHYLDAGWALLCMAFIVISATVEGRGLGYATIVLFVALGAVMTLALTRLEWLGGDRFVIGSLVTIVALIGVFIVWPSIAIFIPMFTNDAGEFAPLAFMNVLSQAHIIQVILNSIALSIAVGIGCTFFGLVLAIYTTRIAQRSAVIGRIFSILPIVTPPFVVGLGVTLMMGRSGYVTELMVEWFGLTNTNWLYGFTGIWLAQVLAFTPMAFMILDGAIKTIHPSLEEASYTLRASRWQTFNGVFVPLLKPALANAFLIVIVQSLADFSNPLVLGGNFDVLATQIYFYITGSQLDYQAASTLGAFLLLFSLLVFCIQYMWIGKRSYVTVSGKSYRGDVQPLPVTLVWGVIAILAVWVAFNALLYGSIFYGSFTVNWGVDYTLTLDNFIKLFGQGMSDGAWPSLLDTLLYAGIAAPITAAFGLLIAWIVVRQQFKGKKTIEFTTMLCFAVPGTVAGVSYILAFNSAPVYLTGTAAIVIISMVMRNVPVGIRAGIAGLGQIDKSLDEASLSLRAGSLRTITHILLPLLRPAILSALIYSFVRAITTVSAIVFLVTPDTRVATAYILNRVEDGEYGVAIAYGSILIVVMLAIIFIFDWLIGEARISRSKAKNQA from the coding sequence ATGTCACACACACTTGCACTCCATCCCGGGAAAAAACGGGATGCGATATTCCTTTGGGTTTTGTTCGGCTGGCTGGCGTTCGCCCTGCTGCCGAGCTGGAGCCTGGATTACGGCCTGCTGGAATCCACGAGCGATGAAATCGTCGCGGCCTACGGCTGGTCGCAGTTGAATGTCAGCTGGCTGTGGTATCTCTTACCGAGCCTGCTGCTGCTTCGTCCATGGCAGGAAGCCGCGCGGGAGCAGCGCAGCCGCCACTACCTCGACGCGGGCTGGGCGTTGTTATGTATGGCGTTTATCGTCATCAGCGCCACCGTTGAAGGGCGCGGGTTAGGCTACGCCACTATCGTGCTGTTTGTCGCGCTGGGGGCTGTCATGACCCTGGCGCTCACCCGCCTCGAATGGCTGGGCGGCGACCGCTTTGTGATCGGTTCGCTGGTCACCATCGTGGCGTTAATCGGCGTCTTTATCGTCTGGCCGAGCATCGCCATTTTCATCCCGATGTTCACCAACGACGCCGGCGAGTTTGCCCCGCTGGCGTTTATGAATGTGCTATCGCAGGCGCATATCATTCAGGTGATCCTCAACTCAATCGCGCTGTCAATTGCGGTAGGCATCGGCTGCACTTTCTTCGGCCTGGTGCTGGCGATTTACACCACCCGCATCGCTCAACGCAGCGCCGTTATCGGCCGCATCTTCTCGATTCTGCCGATCGTCACCCCGCCGTTCGTCGTCGGCCTCGGCGTCACCCTGATGATGGGCCGTTCCGGCTACGTCACCGAATTGATGGTCGAGTGGTTCGGTTTGACCAATACCAACTGGCTGTACGGGTTTACCGGCATCTGGCTGGCGCAGGTGCTGGCGTTTACCCCAATGGCCTTTATGATCCTCGACGGGGCCATTAAAACCATTCATCCGTCGCTGGAAGAGGCGTCGTACACCCTGCGCGCCAGTCGCTGGCAGACGTTTAACGGCGTGTTTGTCCCCCTGCTGAAACCGGCGCTGGCGAATGCGTTTTTAATCGTCATCGTCCAGTCGCTGGCCGACTTCAGCAACCCGCTGGTGCTCGGCGGCAACTTCGATGTGCTGGCGACGCAGATCTACTTCTATATCACCGGTTCACAGCTCGATTATCAGGCGGCAAGCACGCTGGGCGCGTTCCTGCTGCTGTTCTCGCTGCTGGTGTTCTGCATTCAGTATATGTGGATCGGCAAGCGCTCCTACGTCACGGTCTCCGGTAAATCCTATCGCGGCGACGTACAGCCGCTGCCGGTGACGCTGGTCTGGGGCGTGATCGCTATTCTGGCGGTGTGGGTGGCCTTCAACGCCCTGCTCTACGGCAGCATTTTCTACGGCAGTTTTACCGTTAACTGGGGCGTGGACTACACCCTGACGCTGGATAACTTCATCAAGCTGTTCGGTCAGGGGATGAGCGACGGCGCATGGCCTTCGCTGCTCGATACCCTGCTCTACGCCGGGATCGCCGCGCCGATCACCGCCGCCTTCGGCCTGCTGATCGCCTGGATCGTGGTGCGCCAGCAGTTTAAAGGCAAAAAGACCATCGAGTTTACCACTATGCTGTGCTTCGCGGTGCCGGGCACCGTGGCAGGTGTTTCCTACATCCTGGCCTTTAACAGCGCCCCGGTGTACCTGACGGGAACCGCGGCGATTGTCATTATCTCGATGGTGATGCGTAACGTGCCGGTCGGTATTCGCGCCGGGATCGCGGGCTTAGGGCAGATAGACAAATCGCTGGATGAAGCCTCGCTCAGCCTGCGCGCCGGGAGCCTACGCACCATTACGCACATTCTGCTGCCGCTGCTGCGTCCGGCTATTCTCTCGGCGCTGATCTACAGCTTTGTGCGCGCCATTACCACCGTCAGCGCCATTGTGTTCCTCGTCACGCCGGATACCCGTGTCGCCACCGCCTACATCCTCAACCGCGTGGAAGACGGCGAATACGGCGTGGCGATCGCCTACGGGTCGATTCTGATCGTGGTGATGCTGGCGATTATTTTCATCTTTGACTGGCTGATTGGGGAAGCGCGTATCTCCCGGTCTAAAGCCAAAAACCAGGCGTAA
- the fbpC gene encoding ferric ABC transporter ATP-binding protein: MSQKNFVELRNVTKRFGSNTVIDTINLTIPQGQMVTLLGPSGCGKTTILRLVAGLEKPSEGQIFIDGEDVTHRSIQQRDICMVFQSYALFPHMSLGDNVGYGLKMLGVSRSEVKARVKEALAMVDLEGFEDRYVDQISGGQQQRVALARALILKPKVLLFDEPLSNLDANLRRSMRDKIRELQKQFDITSLYVTHDQSEAFAVSDTVLVMNKGHIMQIGSPQDLYRQPASRFMASFMGDANLFPAAFSEDFVDIYGYRLPRPPHFAAQGEGSVGVRPEAITLSDRGEESQRCTIRHVAYMGPQYEVTVEWHGQEILLQVNATRLQPDVGEQYYLEIHPYGMFVLADAA; this comes from the coding sequence ATGAGTCAGAAAAATTTTGTTGAGCTGCGCAACGTCACCAAGCGATTCGGCAGCAACACGGTCATCGACACAATCAATCTCACCATCCCACAGGGGCAAATGGTGACGCTGCTTGGTCCGTCCGGCTGCGGCAAGACCACGATTCTGCGCCTGGTGGCCGGGCTGGAAAAACCGAGCGAAGGGCAGATTTTTATCGACGGCGAAGACGTTACCCATCGCTCGATTCAGCAGCGCGATATCTGCATGGTGTTTCAGTCTTACGCCCTGTTCCCGCATATGTCGCTGGGGGATAACGTCGGCTACGGTCTGAAGATGCTGGGCGTGTCGCGCAGCGAAGTGAAAGCGCGGGTGAAAGAAGCGCTGGCGATGGTCGATCTGGAAGGATTCGAGGACCGCTATGTCGATCAGATCTCCGGCGGTCAGCAGCAGCGTGTGGCGCTGGCGCGCGCGCTGATCCTCAAACCGAAGGTACTGTTGTTTGACGAGCCGTTGAGTAACCTCGACGCCAACCTGCGGCGCAGTATGCGCGATAAGATCCGCGAGCTGCAAAAGCAGTTTGATATCACCTCGCTGTACGTGACCCACGATCAGAGCGAAGCCTTTGCGGTGTCCGACACCGTGCTGGTGATGAACAAGGGGCATATCATGCAGATCGGCTCGCCGCAGGATCTTTATCGTCAGCCCGCATCGCGCTTTATGGCGAGTTTTATGGGCGATGCCAACCTGTTCCCGGCCGCCTTCAGCGAGGATTTTGTCGATATCTACGGCTATCGGCTGCCGAGACCGCCGCATTTTGCCGCCCAGGGCGAAGGCAGCGTCGGCGTACGTCCGGAGGCGATTACCCTGAGCGATCGCGGCGAGGAGAGCCAGCGCTGCACCATCCGCCACGTGGCCTATATGGGGCCGCAGTATGAGGTGACGGTGGAGTGGCACGGGCAGGAGATCCTATTGCAGGTAAATGCGACGCGGCTGCAACCGGACGTCGGCGAACAGTATTATCTCGAAATCCACCCGTACGGGATGTTTGTGCTGGCCGATGCGGCGTAA
- the mmuM gene encoding homocysteine S-methyltransferase, producing the protein MSQNNPLTAILDAQPFILLDGAMATELEARGCNLADSLWSAKVLVDNPELIREVHLDYFRAGAQVAITASYQATPAGFAARGLDEAQSKALIGKSVELARKAREAYLAENPQAGALLVAGSVGPYGAYLADGSEYRGDYVRSHEAFQAFHRPRVEALLDAGADLLACETMPNVAEIKALAELLTVYPRARAWFSFTLRDAQHLSDGTPLREVVAVLANYPQVVALGINCIALENTTAALEHLHSLTALPLVVYPNSGEHYDPVTKTWHHHGEACATLAGYLPQWQAAGAKLIGGCCRTTPKDIAELNAQR; encoded by the coding sequence ATGTCGCAGAATAATCCGTTAACCGCCATCCTGGACGCACAGCCCTTTATCTTGCTGGACGGCGCGATGGCGACGGAGCTGGAAGCGCGCGGCTGCAATCTCGCCGACAGTCTGTGGTCGGCGAAAGTGCTGGTCGACAACCCGGAGCTTATCCGCGAGGTCCACCTCGACTATTTCCGCGCCGGTGCGCAGGTGGCGATCACTGCCAGCTACCAGGCCACCCCGGCGGGGTTTGCCGCCCGTGGGCTGGATGAAGCGCAGTCGAAGGCGCTGATCGGTAAGAGCGTTGAACTGGCGCGCAAGGCTCGGGAAGCGTATCTTGCCGAAAACCCGCAGGCGGGCGCGCTGCTGGTTGCCGGTTCGGTCGGGCCGTACGGCGCGTATCTTGCCGATGGTTCGGAGTATCGCGGCGATTATGTCCGTAGCCACGAAGCGTTTCAGGCGTTCCACCGTCCGCGCGTGGAAGCGCTGCTGGACGCCGGCGCCGATCTGCTGGCCTGTGAAACTATGCCCAATGTTGCCGAGATTAAGGCGCTGGCAGAGCTGCTGACCGTGTACCCTCGCGCGCGGGCGTGGTTCTCGTTTACCCTGCGCGATGCGCAGCATCTCAGCGACGGCACGCCGCTGCGGGAAGTGGTTGCCGTGCTGGCAAACTACCCGCAGGTGGTGGCGCTGGGGATTAACTGTATCGCGCTGGAAAACACTACCGCGGCGCTGGAGCATCTGCATAGCCTGACGGCGCTGCCGCTGGTGGTTTACCCCAACTCCGGCGAGCATTATGACCCGGTGACCAAGACCTGGCACCATCACGGTGAAGCCTGCGCCACCCTGGCAGGTTATTTGCCGCAATGGCAGGCTGCGGGCGCGAAGCTGATTGGTGGCTGTTGCCGCACGACGCCGAAGGATATCGCTGAATTGAACGCGCAGCGCTGA